A genomic region of Janthinobacterium lividum contains the following coding sequences:
- the pbpC gene encoding penicillin-binding protein 1C: MGGLLAGPVFAEAILTPAQVQAAYRSSEAQLLDRSGVPLQSLRVDMKVRRLPWVPLADISPAVQQAVLLAEDQRFMRHGGVDVSALATAAWDNLFSKKPRGASTITMQLAGQLDADLQASSGGRSLRQKWDQMRAAQAIEDSWSKAQIFEAYLNLVSFRGELQGIASASYSLFGKAPSGLNQTDGIILASLVRAPNAPPATVTRRACALAKEWRMDSSCQLIGQRVQTALQRNALYAELAPAPQVAQQLLKQPGAQVASTLDGPLQRFAQENLRQQLASLRERNVNDGAIIVLDNRSGDILAYVGNAGGSHVDGVAALRQAGSTLKPFLYELAIERRLMTAASVMDDSPLDVATESGMYAPQNYDRNFKGYVSARTSLASSLNIPAVRTVLLTGQDGFYNRLKDVGLSSLTEAAEYYGPSLALGSSEVTLLELANAYRALANGGLYSTASLQPGQAGKDRRRVMEAGAAFIVGDILADRAARSMTFGLRNELGTNFWSAVKTGTSKDMRDNWCMGYSARYTVGVWVGNFDGKPMWDVSGVTGAAPVWRDVMDYLHKNVPSHAPKAPPGVLQQMVAYQPALEAPRREWFIFGTESPVIAVLGDTVKPAAIVYPAEDSILAIDPDIPPALQRVFFQAQGSHALRWVLDGKDMGGAAESISWRPVPGKHALALVDGAGKTVAQVAFQVRGNALAQLAAQGK; this comes from the coding sequence ATGGGCGGCCTGCTGGCCGGCCCGGTCTTCGCTGAAGCGATATTGACGCCGGCCCAGGTGCAGGCCGCGTACCGCAGTTCGGAAGCGCAGCTGCTGGACCGCAGCGGCGTGCCTCTGCAATCCTTGCGCGTGGACATGAAAGTGCGGCGTTTGCCATGGGTGCCGCTGGCAGATATCTCGCCCGCCGTGCAGCAGGCCGTGCTGCTGGCGGAAGACCAGCGCTTCATGCGGCATGGCGGCGTGGATGTGTCCGCGCTGGCCACGGCCGCCTGGGACAATCTGTTTTCGAAAAAGCCCCGGGGCGCTTCGACCATCACCATGCAGCTGGCAGGCCAGCTGGACGCGGACTTGCAGGCGTCTTCGGGCGGGCGCAGCCTGCGCCAGAAATGGGACCAGATGCGTGCCGCCCAAGCCATCGAGGATAGCTGGAGCAAGGCGCAGATTTTCGAAGCGTATTTGAACCTCGTATCGTTCCGTGGCGAATTGCAAGGCATCGCGTCCGCCTCGTACAGCCTGTTCGGCAAGGCGCCGTCGGGCCTGAACCAGACGGACGGCATCATTTTGGCCAGCCTCGTGCGGGCGCCGAACGCGCCGCCGGCCACCGTCACGCGCCGTGCCTGCGCGCTGGCGAAAGAGTGGCGCATGGACAGCAGTTGCCAGCTGATCGGCCAGCGCGTGCAGACGGCCTTGCAGCGCAACGCCCTGTATGCGGAGCTGGCGCCGGCGCCGCAAGTGGCGCAGCAACTGTTGAAACAGCCGGGCGCGCAAGTCGCCAGCACCCTGGACGGTCCCTTGCAGCGCTTCGCGCAGGAAAACCTGCGCCAGCAACTGGCGTCCTTGCGCGAGCGCAATGTCAACGATGGCGCCATCATCGTGCTCGACAACCGCAGCGGCGATATTCTCGCCTATGTGGGCAATGCGGGCGGCAGCCATGTCGATGGCGTGGCGGCCCTGCGCCAGGCCGGTTCCACCTTGAAACCATTCCTGTATGAACTGGCCATCGAGCGCCGGCTGATGACGGCCGCGTCCGTCATGGACGACTCGCCGCTCGACGTTGCCACAGAGTCCGGCATGTATGCGCCGCAAAACTACGACCGCAATTTCAAGGGTTACGTCAGCGCCCGCACCAGCCTGGCCAGTTCCCTCAACATTCCCGCCGTGCGCACGGTGTTGCTGACGGGACAGGATGGCTTTTACAATCGCCTCAAGGACGTGGGGCTGTCCAGCCTGACGGAAGCGGCCGAATACTACGGCCCTTCGCTGGCCCTCGGTTCATCGGAAGTGACCCTGCTGGAACTGGCCAACGCCTACCGCGCGCTGGCCAATGGCGGGCTGTACAGCACGGCAAGCCTGCAGCCGGGCCAAGCGGGCAAGGATCGGCGCCGCGTGATGGAGGCGGGCGCCGCCTTCATCGTCGGCGACATCCTGGCCGACCGCGCCGCGCGCAGCATGACCTTTGGCTTGCGCAACGAGCTGGGGACGAATTTCTGGAGCGCCGTCAAGACGGGCACGAGCAAGGACATGCGCGACAACTGGTGCATGGGCTACTCGGCGCGCTACACGGTGGGCGTGTGGGTGGGCAATTTCGATGGCAAGCCCATGTGGGACGTCTCGGGCGTGACGGGCGCCGCGCCCGTGTGGCGCGACGTGATGGATTATTTGCACAAGAACGTGCCCAGCCATGCCCCGAAAGCGCCGCCAGGCGTGCTGCAGCAGATGGTGGCGTACCAGCCCGCGCTGGAAGCGCCGCGCCGCGAATGGTTTATCTTTGGTACGGAAAGTCCCGTCATCGCCGTGCTGGGCGACACCGTGAAGCCAGCCGCCATCGTGTATCCGGCCGAGGACAGCATCCTCGCCATCGACCCCGACATCCCGCCTGCCCTGCAGCGCGTGTTCTTCCAGGCCCAGGGCAGCCACGCCTTGCGCTGGGTGCTCGATGGCAAGGACATGGGCGGCGCAGCGGAGAGCATCAGCTGGCGTCCCGTGCCAGGCAAGCATGCGCTGGCGCTCGTCGACGGCGCCGGCAAGACGGTGGCGCAGGTGGCGTTCCAGGTGCGGGGGAATGCGCTGGCGCAGCTTGCCGCACAGGGTAAGTAA
- a CDS encoding DUF2875 family protein, producing the protein MRSNIWKHLQWLLLIPPIVAATLLGSRWLHSSKPVTAAKPQVQQVVPSEQDKREYVLEVIGLGVTLDKYRQGKLWEALQKGNAYASIREQDRKKYPWSSLDKAGTSGGRAGDSLENGALNTPMYFAVPIFNAEGPIADPALQDTPHSPIMGLAGSASSSGMHWHLFVAGARRFDEHPEHILEDVFAFFDANPDVPYIILNSHDGMESRDINRLPTTPELLKDGYYIPEMPDASALFVLARRERIDTVRKFAYDDAPPEDSVDDLNTYGVARRLYLAYDELMRAVPHPRKKEDPTAFTQRQPSIAEWLPIAAQFAQRSDIRGTGSFSMLDRLQHKTYHPPKDWQPTPWFPLPFNKEQLAQLDRLPTFGFIHRPTFVRMLDKEGKPLTRKDQREQALQAGWQEALRSLPEAERPAAPARLVAATGGNQAQLVALHKTLLKHAEDGGTELDSGNTAQWIDTDQRLGNTGAATLFVQMAIGVMGSYRDGGISAVVNLRNPDEATIVLVSPPSEEKRRTQKHPHGGDVLRHYVTPAIDPANYPSN; encoded by the coding sequence ATGCGCAGCAATATATGGAAGCACCTGCAATGGCTGTTGCTGATCCCGCCCATCGTCGCGGCCACATTGCTCGGTTCGCGCTGGCTGCACTCGTCGAAGCCCGTGACAGCCGCTAAGCCGCAAGTGCAGCAGGTGGTGCCCAGCGAGCAGGACAAGCGTGAATATGTGCTGGAAGTCATCGGTCTTGGCGTCACCCTGGATAAATACCGGCAAGGAAAATTGTGGGAAGCCCTGCAGAAGGGAAACGCCTATGCCAGCATCCGCGAACAGGATAGGAAGAAATATCCATGGAGTAGCCTGGACAAAGCTGGCACCAGTGGGGGACGTGCAGGTGACTCCCTGGAAAATGGCGCACTGAACACGCCGATGTATTTTGCCGTGCCCATATTTAACGCTGAAGGTCCCATTGCAGATCCGGCGCTGCAAGATACTCCACATTCCCCCATCATGGGCCTGGCGGGCAGCGCCTCCTCCTCCGGCATGCACTGGCATTTGTTTGTGGCAGGGGCGCGACGCTTCGACGAGCACCCCGAGCATATTCTGGAAGATGTTTTCGCATTTTTCGATGCGAATCCCGACGTGCCATACATCATCCTGAATTCGCATGATGGCATGGAGTCACGCGATATTAATCGCCTTCCCACCACACCTGAACTGCTCAAGGACGGCTATTACATCCCCGAAATGCCCGACGCCTCCGCCCTGTTCGTATTGGCACGGCGCGAGCGCATCGATACCGTGCGGAAATTCGCCTATGACGATGCCCCACCCGAGGACAGCGTCGATGACTTGAATACCTACGGTGTGGCGCGGCGCCTGTATCTGGCGTATGACGAATTGATGCGGGCCGTGCCGCACCCGCGCAAGAAGGAAGACCCCACTGCCTTCACCCAGCGCCAGCCCTCAATTGCCGAATGGCTGCCCATTGCCGCGCAATTTGCGCAGCGCTCCGATATCCGCGGCACGGGCAGCTTCAGCATGCTCGACAGGCTCCAGCACAAGACCTATCACCCACCGAAAGACTGGCAACCCACGCCCTGGTTTCCCTTGCCCTTCAACAAAGAGCAACTGGCGCAGCTGGACCGCCTGCCCACCTTCGGCTTCATCCACAGGCCCACGTTCGTCAGGATGCTCGACAAGGAGGGTAAACCGTTGACGCGCAAAGACCAGCGCGAACAGGCATTGCAGGCGGGCTGGCAGGAAGCCTTGCGCAGCTTGCCGGAAGCCGAGCGTCCCGCCGCACCGGCACGCCTGGTCGCCGCCACGGGCGGCAATCAGGCGCAGCTGGTGGCGCTGCACAAGACCTTGCTGAAACATGCGGAAGATGGCGGCACGGAGCTCGACAGCGGCAATACGGCGCAATGGATCGATACGGACCAGCGCCTGGGCAACACGGGCGCGGCCACCCTGTTCGTGCAGATGGCCATCGGCGTGATGGGCAGCTACCGCGATGGGGGGATAAGCGCCGTGGTGAACCTGCGCAATCCGGACGAAGCGACCATCGTGCTGGTCAGCCCGCCATCGGAAGAAAAACGCCGCACGCAAAAGCATCCGCACGGCGGCGATGTGCTGCGGCACTACGTCACGCCAGCCATCGACCCGGCGAATTATCCATCGAATTGA
- a CDS encoding alpha-2-macroglobulin family protein, producing the protein MPDHPRAVSSPLSGKLAPLGLLAVLLSLGMAMPAWADSGVSLFSPSGTVKAVRQVRAQFSTPMVPFGDMGLPAPFAIDCGKAEPAVVAGAGRWADERNWNYDFERDLPAGVACSFTLKAGLKDQAGKPLQGTASYRFSTGGPAIVEAVPYDGQPYIDENQIFVLGLDAVPNEASVAANAYCRADGINEKIPVRQLVGKELEQVLTLRKSFLDRYLTVYFKKRGTLWKVGMPVASKGAPPLPVTVLQCKRSFPANAKVSLVWGEGIASASGIATDKAQTLQFKTRPDFTAKFSCERSNPKEQCIPFLPMRVQFSAPVSAAQVRAMTLKGGGKTYAPTIAKEEEKAEFLYGATFKGPFPVQASFVLALPPKLTDDAGRALLNRARFPMTVRTGEQPPLLKFPAPFGIIEAKGDGLLPVTVRNIEPVLSGKEVAQPSAAATGATLRVPDNDDKFIIEWMRRLAGNGDGGEYWQPYAQYAGNMSKSVLADAAGTRPISLPRPDGKKTFEVIGIPLLKPGFYVVELASPILGKALLGKPTTAYIRTAALVTNLAAHFKHGAQSSLVWVTSLDKGAPVAKAQVAVRDCAGKLLWQGATGADGVAHIPGELANSSCKNNGRYFISARSGGDMTFTLSDWVGGIEAWRFNLPTDDTRADNTLLATVFDRTLLRAGETVHMKHFIRKHTGEGMSLVDKNNGPGSATSIVITHQGSDQNYQLPLRWSASGTAESDWLIPADAKQGEYSVTMAGRPSGSFRVEAFRVPTMKAVLQGPKAPAVQAKQLALDAQITYLAGGAATNAPVKLRTVLQDKSVSFADYPEYSFSNGDVKEGLVKQGTGYDDDEGEWQDEGNGGRAGPGATAARTQSLTLDKAGGARIVIDQLPQLSTPRDLVAEMAFQDANGETASVATRVPLWPSHVVIGIKPDAWALSKDAFKFTVAVLGTNGKPVANAPVAVDFFQRNSYSHRRRLIGGFYAYENSSEVVKLGPACSGKTDAKGLLMCDVKAPASGNLILRARTQDTSGNAAVANRETWVAGSGDWWFNASDNDRIDVLPEKKRYEPGQEASLQVRMPFRSGTALITVEREGILDTYVRQLNGREPVVTIPVKPNYAPNVYVSVFVVRGRVDGVQPTALVDLGKPAYKMGIAPLNVGWQAHELNVMVVSDKEVYKTRDKAEVSVRVRRADGKPLPAGAEVALAAVDTGLLELMPNDSWKLLDTMMAQRSLQVETATAQMQVIGKRHFGRKAFPAGGGGGKGASRELFDTLLFWKGTVKLDAKGEATVQVPLNDSLTAFRIVAIASAGKELFGTGSTDIRSSQDLILMSGLPTLVREGDQLRAGFTVRNTSAASLSVDLNASAAGKALPRQSLTLAAGEARETGWDYQVPLGATSIVWEIVAKAGSHTDKLKITQKVGQATPVRTYQATLQQIDKPINMSVQMPAGALPGRGGIQTSFVAKLGGELPGVREYMAAYPYTCFEQNTSKAIALQDQDAWNKLAASLPAYLDSDGLLKYFPIMEQGSDSLTAYVLSATREAGYAIPEQTKNRMESALTAFVQGRIVRRSALDTTDLAVRKLAALEALSRSNKVPPDALESISINPNLWPTSAVIDWSLLLQRTPSLARRDVLLAEAQQILRARLNFQGTTMGFSTERKDNWWWLMVSGDVNANRLLLAVMDNPAWKDDIGRLVRGSMGRQKKGRWDTTVANAWGTLAIAKFSAKFEATPVTGASAVKLGSDTQALVWNGAAKVGPVLQAWPKGTDTLGLAHSGTGKPWATVQSLAAIPLKAPVSSGYTIKKTVTPVEQKTAGAWSRGDVYRVRLDLSAQADMSWVVVDDPIPASATVLGNGLGRDSQLLTAGEKSTGWVWPTFEERAFDAFRAYYAFVPKGNWSVEYTVRLNNAGDFSLPATRIEAMYSPEMFGESPNANVKVGQ; encoded by the coding sequence TTGCCCGCGCCGTTCGCCATCGATTGCGGCAAGGCCGAACCTGCCGTCGTGGCGGGCGCGGGGCGCTGGGCCGACGAGCGCAACTGGAACTACGATTTCGAGCGCGACTTGCCGGCCGGCGTGGCGTGCAGCTTTACCTTGAAAGCCGGACTGAAGGACCAGGCAGGCAAGCCCTTGCAGGGGACGGCGTCCTACCGCTTTTCCACGGGCGGCCCGGCCATCGTCGAGGCCGTGCCGTATGACGGCCAGCCGTATATCGATGAAAACCAGATCTTCGTGCTGGGCCTCGACGCGGTGCCGAACGAGGCCAGCGTGGCCGCCAACGCGTATTGCCGCGCCGATGGCATCAATGAAAAGATTCCCGTGCGGCAGCTTGTGGGCAAGGAACTGGAGCAGGTACTGACCCTGCGCAAGAGTTTTCTCGACCGCTACCTGACCGTGTATTTCAAGAAGCGGGGCACGCTGTGGAAAGTGGGCATGCCCGTCGCCAGCAAGGGTGCGCCGCCGCTGCCTGTGACCGTATTGCAATGCAAGCGCAGTTTTCCCGCCAACGCCAAGGTGTCGCTCGTGTGGGGCGAGGGCATCGCCAGCGCCAGCGGCATCGCCACGGACAAGGCGCAAACGCTGCAGTTCAAGACGCGTCCCGATTTCACGGCCAAGTTCAGCTGCGAGCGCAGCAATCCGAAGGAACAGTGCATTCCCTTCCTGCCCATGCGCGTGCAGTTTTCCGCGCCCGTGAGCGCGGCGCAGGTGCGCGCCATGACCCTGAAGGGCGGCGGCAAGACGTATGCGCCGACGATTGCAAAAGAAGAAGAAAAGGCGGAATTCCTGTATGGCGCCACCTTCAAAGGCCCGTTTCCCGTGCAGGCCAGTTTCGTGCTGGCCCTGCCGCCGAAGCTGACAGATGACGCGGGCCGCGCCTTGCTCAACCGCGCGCGCTTCCCCATGACGGTGCGCACGGGCGAACAGCCGCCGCTGCTGAAGTTCCCGGCCCCGTTCGGCATCATCGAAGCCAAGGGCGATGGCTTGCTGCCGGTCACCGTGCGCAACATCGAGCCTGTGCTGTCGGGCAAGGAAGTCGCGCAGCCATCCGCTGCCGCCACGGGCGCCACCTTGCGCGTGCCCGACAATGACGACAAGTTCATCATCGAGTGGATGCGGCGCCTGGCCGGCAATGGCGACGGGGGCGAATACTGGCAGCCGTACGCCCAGTACGCGGGCAACATGAGCAAATCCGTGCTGGCCGACGCTGCCGGCACGCGCCCCATCAGCCTGCCTCGTCCGGACGGCAAGAAAACCTTTGAAGTGATCGGCATTCCTTTGCTGAAACCGGGCTTTTATGTGGTCGAACTGGCCAGCCCCATCCTCGGCAAGGCCTTGCTGGGTAAACCGACGACGGCCTATATCCGCACGGCCGCGCTGGTGACGAATCTGGCGGCCCACTTCAAGCATGGCGCGCAATCGTCGCTCGTGTGGGTGACGTCGCTGGACAAGGGCGCGCCTGTCGCGAAGGCGCAAGTGGCCGTGCGCGACTGCGCCGGCAAGCTGCTGTGGCAAGGCGCCACGGGCGCGGACGGCGTGGCGCACATCCCCGGCGAGCTGGCCAATTCCTCGTGCAAGAACAATGGCCGCTACTTTATCAGTGCGCGCAGCGGCGGCGACATGACGTTCACCCTGTCGGACTGGGTGGGCGGCATCGAAGCCTGGCGTTTCAATTTGCCCACGGATGACACGCGCGCCGACAACACCTTGCTGGCCACGGTATTCGATCGCACCTTGCTGCGCGCCGGCGAAACCGTGCACATGAAGCATTTCATCCGCAAGCACACGGGCGAAGGCATGAGCCTGGTTGACAAGAACAACGGCCCCGGCAGTGCCACGTCCATCGTCATCACGCACCAGGGCAGCGACCAGAACTACCAGTTGCCCCTGCGCTGGTCGGCCAGCGGCACGGCGGAAAGCGACTGGCTCATTCCCGCCGATGCCAAGCAGGGCGAATACAGCGTGACGATGGCGGGCCGCCCGTCCGGCAGTTTCCGCGTGGAAGCGTTCCGCGTGCCGACCATGAAGGCCGTGCTGCAGGGGCCGAAGGCGCCCGCCGTGCAGGCGAAGCAGCTGGCCCTCGATGCGCAAATCACGTATCTGGCCGGCGGCGCCGCCACGAATGCGCCCGTCAAGCTGCGCACGGTGCTGCAAGACAAGAGCGTTTCCTTTGCCGACTATCCCGAATACAGCTTCAGCAATGGCGACGTGAAGGAAGGCCTCGTCAAGCAGGGCACAGGTTACGACGACGATGAAGGCGAGTGGCAGGACGAGGGCAATGGCGGGCGTGCCGGCCCCGGCGCCACGGCCGCGCGCACGCAAAGCTTGACCCTGGACAAGGCGGGCGGCGCGCGCATCGTCATCGACCAGCTGCCGCAGCTGTCCACGCCGCGCGACCTGGTGGCGGAAATGGCTTTCCAGGATGCGAATGGCGAGACGGCTTCCGTGGCGACAAGAGTGCCGCTGTGGCCATCGCATGTCGTAATCGGCATCAAGCCCGACGCCTGGGCACTGAGCAAGGATGCCTTCAAGTTCACGGTGGCCGTGCTCGGTACCAATGGCAAGCCGGTGGCGAACGCCCCGGTCGCCGTCGACTTCTTCCAGCGCAACAGCTATTCGCACCGCCGGCGGCTGATCGGCGGTTTCTATGCATATGAAAACAGCAGCGAAGTGGTCAAGCTGGGCCCTGCATGCTCGGGCAAGACGGACGCCAAGGGCCTGCTGATGTGCGACGTGAAGGCGCCCGCCAGCGGCAATCTGATTTTGCGCGCGCGCACGCAGGATACGTCCGGCAACGCGGCGGTGGCCAACCGCGAAACCTGGGTGGCCGGCAGCGGCGACTGGTGGTTCAACGCCAGCGACAATGACCGCATCGACGTGCTGCCGGAAAAGAAACGCTATGAACCAGGCCAGGAAGCAAGCTTGCAGGTGCGCATGCCGTTCCGCTCGGGCACGGCACTGATCACGGTCGAGCGCGAAGGCATCCTCGACACCTATGTACGCCAGCTCAATGGGCGGGAACCGGTGGTGACTATCCCGGTCAAACCGAACTATGCACCGAATGTGTATGTCTCCGTGTTTGTCGTGCGGGGCAGGGTCGATGGCGTGCAGCCGACGGCCTTGGTCGACCTGGGCAAGCCGGCTTACAAGATGGGCATTGCACCGCTGAACGTGGGTTGGCAGGCGCATGAACTGAACGTCATGGTGGTGTCCGACAAGGAAGTATATAAAACACGCGACAAGGCGGAAGTGTCCGTGCGCGTGCGCCGCGCCGATGGCAAACCGCTGCCGGCCGGCGCCGAAGTGGCGCTGGCAGCCGTCGACACGGGCTTGCTGGAGCTGATGCCCAACGATAGCTGGAAATTGCTCGACACCATGATGGCGCAGCGCAGCCTGCAGGTGGAAACGGCGACGGCGCAGATGCAGGTGATCGGCAAGCGCCACTTCGGCCGCAAGGCCTTCCCGGCCGGCGGTGGCGGCGGCAAGGGCGCCAGCCGCGAACTGTTCGACACCCTGCTGTTCTGGAAGGGCACCGTCAAGCTCGACGCAAAAGGCGAAGCGACGGTGCAAGTGCCGCTGAACGACTCGCTGACGGCGTTTCGCATCGTCGCCATCGCCAGCGCCGGCAAGGAATTGTTTGGCACGGGCAGCACGGATATCCGCAGTTCGCAAGACCTGATCTTGATGTCGGGCTTGCCGACCCTCGTGCGAGAAGGCGACCAGTTGCGCGCCGGATTTACCGTGCGCAACACCTCGGCCGCATCCTTGAGCGTGGACCTCAACGCCAGTGCGGCCGGCAAAGCCTTGCCGCGCCAGAGCTTGACCTTGGCGGCGGGCGAAGCGCGCGAAACGGGCTGGGATTATCAGGTGCCGCTCGGCGCGACCAGCATTGTGTGGGAGATAGTCGCCAAGGCGGGCAGCCATACCGATAAACTCAAAATCACGCAAAAGGTGGGCCAGGCCACGCCCGTGCGCACGTATCAAGCCACCTTGCAGCAAATCGACAAGCCCATCAATATGTCCGTGCAGATGCCGGCCGGCGCCTTGCCGGGCCGGGGCGGCATCCAGACGAGCTTTGTCGCCAAACTGGGCGGCGAGCTGCCCGGCGTGCGCGAGTACATGGCGGCCTATCCGTACACGTGCTTCGAGCAAAACACGTCGAAGGCCATCGCCCTGCAAGACCAGGATGCGTGGAACAAGCTGGCCGCCAGCCTGCCTGCCTACCTGGACAGCGACGGCCTGCTGAAATACTTCCCCATCATGGAGCAGGGCAGCGACAGCCTGACGGCGTATGTGTTGTCGGCAACCCGGGAGGCGGGCTATGCAATTCCCGAACAGACGAAGAACCGCATGGAATCAGCCTTGACGGCCTTCGTGCAGGGGCGCATCGTGCGCCGTTCCGCGCTGGACACGACCGACCTGGCCGTGCGCAAGCTGGCCGCGCTGGAAGCGCTGTCGCGTTCGAACAAGGTGCCGCCCGATGCGCTGGAGAGCATCAGCATCAACCCGAACCTGTGGCCGACGTCCGCCGTCATCGACTGGAGCTTGTTGCTGCAACGCACGCCAAGCCTGGCGCGCCGCGATGTCCTGCTGGCCGAGGCGCAGCAGATATTGCGCGCGCGCCTGAATTTCCAGGGCACGACCATGGGCTTTTCCACCGAGCGCAAGGATAACTGGTGGTGGCTGATGGTCTCCGGCGACGTCAACGCTAACCGGCTGCTGCTGGCCGTGATGGACAACCCGGCGTGGAAGGACGACATCGGCCGCCTGGTGCGCGGCAGCATGGGCCGGCAGAAGAAGGGCCGCTGGGATACGACGGTGGCCAACGCCTGGGGCACCCTGGCGATCGCCAAGTTCTCGGCCAAGTTCGAAGCCACGCCCGTGACGGGCGCCAGCGCCGTCAAGCTGGGCAGCGATACGCAAGCGCTCGTGTGGAATGGCGCAGCGAAGGTCGGCCCCGTGCTGCAAGCGTGGCCGAAGGGCACGGACACCCTGGGCCTGGCGCACAGCGGCACGGGCAAGCCTTGGGCCACCGTGCAAAGTCTGGCGGCTATCCCGCTCAAGGCGCCCGTCTCCAGCGGCTACACGATCAAGAAAACCGTGACGCCGGTGGAACAGAAGACGGCGGGCGCCTGGTCGCGCGGCGATGTCTACCGCGTGCGCCTGGACTTGTCGGCGCAGGCGGACATGAGCTGGGTAGTGGTCGACGACCCGATTCCCGCCAGCGCCACGGTGCTGGGCAATGGCCTGGGGCGCGATTCGCAGCTGCTCACGGCGGGCGAAAAATCCACGGGCTGGGTCTGGCCCACGTTCGAAGAGCGGGCGTTCGACGCCTTCCGCGCGTATTACGCCTTCGTGCCAAAGGGTAACTGGAGCGTGGAATACACGGTGCGCCTGAATAATGCAGGGGATTTCAGCCTGCCGGCCACGCGCATCGAAGCCATGTATTCGCCCGAGATGTTTGGTGAGTCGCCGAACGCGAATGTGAAGGTGGGGCAGTGA